In Streptococcus porcinus, the genomic window ATATCCCCCTAATGATAGCGGGTATTGCCAGGCTTGTGTAGCAAGTGGGAAAAAGATTCCTGAAAATAGCATCCCCAAACCAATTACGACCAAGCTTCCCCAATTTTCAATTAGCCGTATCGGAATAATAATATATAAAGCCGCGGTTACTGCCGCTAATAACCCCCACGTTAGTCCCTTTGGGGTGATGGCTAATTGTGACAGATGACCATGGGTAGCAATAATCAACGTCCCTAGGATAGCCAAAAACATCGAAAAACACTCACTTAACGACGGCCACCTTTTTTCGACAAGCGAAACATAAATCAAAATAAAAATTGGCGATAAGTATTGAAGTACTGTTGCTGTTCCAGCATTTGTGTACTGAATAGCATTCAAATAAGCGTATTGATTCATTAATAAACCAAAAATGGCAAATAAAAAAATAGCAACTAGCAACTTAGGATTAGTAAGTATTTTCTTAAGATTACTTTTTTGTGTCACTAAAGCTAAACCACACAAAAAAAGTCCTGACAATAATAAACGTAATGAGGTTAATAGATTAACATGGATACCATGACCCATCAAATATTGTCCTGAAACTCCTGAAATACCCCAAGCTATTCCAGCAGACAAAACCATGATACTTCCACTCCATTTTTTGGACATAACTTTCCCTTCTTTATAACTAACTAATTCTAGTGTAACACAGTTGCTTTGGCTTTAAAAGTACTCCTTATTTTCAATGTTTACTTCATTCCTCATCAATGTGATAGAGCTCAGCCCATAATAAAAAGGAAGCAAGACTTCCTTTTTATTATGAATCTATTTCCGTGTTTTATTAATCTAATAATTTTTGCAATTCCTGTGCTAATAGTTGTTGAGCGACTTGTGGGTTAGCTTGGCCTTTAGTTGCTTTCATGAGGAAACCAGTGAAAGCTTTATCCGCATTACGTTTGCCGGATTTAAAGTCAACAACCGCTGCTTCATTATCTGCAAAGACCTGATGAATAATTGGAATTAAGACTTCTGGATCTGATATTTGTACTAAGCCTGCTTCTTGGACATATTGACGAGCAGAACCACCGTTTTTAGCTAAATGAACAAAAACTTTTTTAGCAATTTTAGATGAAATCGTACCATCTGAGATTAACTGAATCATTTCCACTAAGTTATCTGGTGTCAGTTGAATCGTTTCAATCGTTTGGTCCTGAGAATTAAGGTATTGAGCAACTTCACCTTGTAACCAATTCGAAACTTGCTTAGCATCTCCGCCAACTGCAACTGCTTGTTCAAAGAAATCGGATAAGGCCTTACTTGCTGTTAATTGATTTGCATCATAGTCAGATAAACCTAGTTTTGTGATGTAGTTGGCACGACGCTGAGCTGGAAACTCTGGTAACTCTG contains:
- a CDS encoding DMT family transporter, whose translation is MSKKWSGSIMVLSAGIAWGISGVSGQYLMGHGIHVNLLTSLRLLLSGLFLCGLALVTQKSNLKKILTNPKLLVAIFLFAIFGLLMNQYAYLNAIQYTNAGTATVLQYLSPIFILIYVSLVEKRWPSLSECFSMFLAILGTLIIATHGHLSQLAITPKGLTWGLLAAVTAALYIIIPIRLIENWGSLVVIGLGMLFSGIFFPLATQAWQYPLSLGGYNLLALFGLIGIGTIFAYTVFLKGTALVGPVNGSLLASIEPVVSVGFAILLLKEVFYPIDLIGMLLILISVILISYRDWLIMRSLRKMNEGDDLLI